A genomic region of Saccopteryx bilineata isolate mSacBil1 chromosome 1, mSacBil1_pri_phased_curated, whole genome shotgun sequence contains the following coding sequences:
- the IER2 gene encoding immediate early response gene 2 protein gives MEVQKEAQRIMTLSVWKIYHSRMQRGGLRLHRSLQLSLVMRSARELYLSAKVEAHEQPEMPSPPARSPDPRLHPPQEAEVAPPDGKQPCLESMDTQEAPRAEETPARCVPRPAKVSRKRRNSSLSDGGDAGLVPNKKARLDKEDAGEGESSEASDRLQPPPSQAEGAFPNLARVLQRRFTGLLNCSPAAPPTVPPPPACEAKPICRPADSMLNVLVRAVVAF, from the coding sequence ATGGAGGTGCAGAAGGAGGCGCAACGCATCATGACCTTGTCGGTGTGGAAGATATACCATTCACGCATGCAGCGCGGAGGGCTGCGGCTGCATCGGAGTCTGCAGTTGTCGCTGGTCATGCGTAGCGCCCGGGAGCTCTATCTCTCTGCCAAGGTGGAAGCCCACGAGCAGCCCGAGATGCCCTCGCCGCCCGCCCGCTCCCCTGACCCTCGCCTGCACCCACCGCAGGAAGCGGAGGTAGCGCCCCCCGACGGTAAACAACCCTGCCTGGAGTCTATGGACACGCAGGAGGCGCCGAGAGCCGAGGAGACCCCTGCCCGCTGTGTCCCGCGTCCTGCCAAAGTCAGCCGCAAGCGGCGGAACAGCAGCCTGAGCGATGGCGGGGACGCTGGACTGGTCCCGAATAAAAAAGCCCGTCTAGATAAAGAGGACGCGGGGGAAGGGGAGTCTTCGGAGGCCTCCGATAGGCTACAGCCTCCTCCCTCGCAGGCGGAGGGCGCCTTCCCCAATCTGGCGCGTGTCCTACAGAGGCGCTTCACCGGCCTCCTGAACTGCAGCCCCGCCGCCCCCCCGACGGTGCCACCACCGCCGGCATGCGAGGCTAAGCCGATCTGCCGGCCAGCGGACAGCATGCTGAACGTGCTCGTGCGGGCCGTGGTGGCTTTCTGA
- the STX10 gene encoding syntaxin-10 isoform X2, which yields MGHVTGRGWRVLHDWEEISYQGSERRGLASKRGGGDMSFEDPFFVVRGEVQKAVNTALGLYQRWCELLQEGAAVGREELDWTTNELRNGLRSIEWDLEDLEETIGIVEANPGKFKLPAGDLQERKVFVGRMREAVQEMKDYMASPAAVAFMERNNREMLTGKPVVEKSSSDLLDASMVSATSRYIEEQQVTQQLIMDQQDQQLEMVSGSIRVLKHMSGRVGEELDEQACWMPLFMKWSTPSPGWMGFSGRWPKYPT from the exons ATGGGTCACGTGACGGGGCGGGGCTGGCGCGTTCTTCACGACTGGGAGGAAATCAGctaccaaggctcagagaggagggGACTCGCCTCCAAGAGGGGGGGTGGTGACATGTCTTTCGAAGACCCGTTTTTTGTAGTCCGAGG TGAGGTGCAGAAGGCGGTGAACACAGCTCTTGGGCTGTACCAGCGTTGGTGCGAGCTCCTGCAGGAAGGTGCCGCGGTCGGACGCGAGGAGCTGGATTGGACAACCAATGAGCTGCGGAATGGTTTGCGCAGCATCGAGTGGGACCTCGAGGACCTGGAAGAGACCATCG GCATAGTGGAAGCCAACCCAGGCAAGTTCAAGCTCCCAGCTGGAgacctgcaggagaggaaggtgtTTGTGGGGCGGATGCGTGAGGCAGTCCAG GAAATGAAAGACTATATGGCCAGCCCAGCAGCTGTAGCCTTCATGGAGAGAAATAATAGAGAG atgcTGACGGGCAAGCCAGTTGTTGAGAAGTCATCTAGTGACCTGCTGGATGCCAGCATGGTCTCAGCCACCTCTCGCTACATTGAGGAGCAGCAGGTCACACAGCAG TTGATCATGGACCAACAGGACCAACAGCTGGAAATGGTGTCTGGGAGCATCAGGGTTCTGAAACACATGTCTGGCCGTGTTGGGGAAGAGCTGGATGAACAGG CATGCTGGATGCCTTTGTTCATGAAATGGAGCACACCCAGTCCCGGATGGATGGGGTTCTCAGGAAGATGGCCAAAGTATCCCACATGA
- the STX10 gene encoding syntaxin-10 isoform X1, with product MGHVTGRGWRVLHDWEEISYQGSERRGLASKRGGGDMSFEDPFFVVRGEVQKAVNTALGLYQRWCELLQEGAAVGREELDWTTNELRNGLRSIEWDLEDLEETIGIVEANPGKFKLPAGDLQERKVFVGRMREAVQEMKDYMASPAAVAFMERNNREMLTGKPVVEKSSSDLLDASMVSATSRYIEEQQVTQQLIMDQQDQQLEMVSGSIRVLKHMSGRVGEELDEQGIMLDAFVHEMEHTQSRMDGVLRKMAKVSHMTSDRRQWCAIVVLLGVLLLVLILLFSL from the exons ATGGGTCACGTGACGGGGCGGGGCTGGCGCGTTCTTCACGACTGGGAGGAAATCAGctaccaaggctcagagaggagggGACTCGCCTCCAAGAGGGGGGGTGGTGACATGTCTTTCGAAGACCCGTTTTTTGTAGTCCGAGG TGAGGTGCAGAAGGCGGTGAACACAGCTCTTGGGCTGTACCAGCGTTGGTGCGAGCTCCTGCAGGAAGGTGCCGCGGTCGGACGCGAGGAGCTGGATTGGACAACCAATGAGCTGCGGAATGGTTTGCGCAGCATCGAGTGGGACCTCGAGGACCTGGAAGAGACCATCG GCATAGTGGAAGCCAACCCAGGCAAGTTCAAGCTCCCAGCTGGAgacctgcaggagaggaaggtgtTTGTGGGGCGGATGCGTGAGGCAGTCCAG GAAATGAAAGACTATATGGCCAGCCCAGCAGCTGTAGCCTTCATGGAGAGAAATAATAGAGAG atgcTGACGGGCAAGCCAGTTGTTGAGAAGTCATCTAGTGACCTGCTGGATGCCAGCATGGTCTCAGCCACCTCTCGCTACATTGAGGAGCAGCAGGTCACACAGCAG TTGATCATGGACCAACAGGACCAACAGCTGGAAATGGTGTCTGGGAGCATCAGGGTTCTGAAACACATGTCTGGCCGTGTTGGGGAAGAGCTGGATGAACAGGGCAT CATGCTGGATGCCTTTGTTCATGAAATGGAGCACACCCAGTCCCGGATGGATGGGGTTCTCAGGAAGATGGCCAAAGTATCCCACATGACAAGTG ATCGCCGACAGTGGTGTGCAATTGTGGTGCTATTGGGGGTGCTTCTTCTGGTTCTcatcctgctcttctctctctga